The following is a genomic window from Pseudomonadales bacterium.
CGGTGCCGGCCTCGGTCGGCTTCATCGCGCTGCTGGGCATCGCCGTGCTCAACGGGGTGGTGCTGGTCAGCCATTTCAACCAGCTGCATGGTGAGGGACTGCCACTGGCCGAGGTGGTGGTGCAGGGCGCCAGACGCCGTCTGCGGCCGGTGCTGATGACGGCGCTGATCACCGCCTTCGGACTGATCCCGCTGCTGTTCTCGACCGGGCCCGGTTCGGAGATCCAGCGGCCACTGGCGATCGTGGTGATCGGCGGCCTGATCACGGCCACCGCGCTGACGCTGATGCTGCTGCCGATCCTCTATCTGCGCTTCGCACTGCCGAAACCGGAGGTGTCCGATGTCTGAACTCTGTCTGACCCTGCTCTGTCCTCCGCAGATTGCCGAAGCACTGCTCGATCTGCTGCTGACCTGGCCGCAGAACCTGCTGTTCACCAGCACGCCGATGGCCGCCCATGGACTCACCGTCGATGTGCTGGATCAATCCGAACAGGTGATGGGGCGGGCACGGGCCATCGCCATCACCGTGCTGCTGAGCGATGCCGACAAGCGCATGCTGCTCGACACCCTGCATCAACA
Proteins encoded in this region:
- a CDS encoding DUF3240 family protein, with translation MSELCLTLLCPPQIAEALLDLLLTWPQNLLFTSTPMAAHGLTVDVLDQSEQVMGRARAIAITVLLSDADKRMLLDTLHQQFAGSGLRYWLTAVTETGEIA